From the Scophthalmus maximus strain ysfricsl-2021 chromosome 11, ASM2237912v1, whole genome shotgun sequence genome, one window contains:
- the rskra gene encoding ribosomal protein S6 kinase-related protein, protein MGSDASKNSKRGGSTAPRRLSLGFLSNMGVSIAHRLGHSAVFSLPAGEDDSLSVPSVLLPPEASDTERTPPPFISVFLPEFPHRQFPGQDHFQILGFIAKGSYGPIMKVKDILDEKTYAVKVLPKSEIFNRGVLEQSKEEVSIQRQLKHPFIHNLQDCWQTQRNLFIMCDYCGAGDLYTYWLLKRQFGEDEVRLFAAELGSALGFLHDLGIMHRDIKMENILLSDQGHLRLSDFGLSRRLKRGGRAFTICGTLQYMAPEVLSGGPYNHAADWWSLGIMLFSLVTGEFPVRAEPDHSAMLKKVRGFPYVLPDTFNSALVILLTELLSKNPVNRLRNLEGFKTQPFFRGTSFDSHILQKTPVEFILKLRTHPDLAAKARRGLSLDYFGNFDCDKILYSPLSPTESPTLANMDPRAATEQTIQI, encoded by the exons ATGGGCAGTGACGCCAGTAAAAACAGTAAG AGAGGGGGATCAACTGCCCCGCGTCGTCTCAGTCTTGGTTTCCTCTCAAACATGGGGGTCTCCATCGCTCACAGACTTGGACACTCTGCTGTATTCTCTCTCCCGGCGGGAGAGGATGACAGCCTGTCCGTCCCCAGCGTCCTGCTGCCCCCTGAGGCGTCCGACACTGAGAGGACTCCTCCACCTTTCATCTCTGTCTTCCTTCCTGAATTCCCACACCGTCAATTTCCTGGACAAGACCATTTCCAG ATCCTGGGCTTCATCGCTAAAGGTTCATACGGACCCATCATGAAAGTGAAGGACATTCTCGATGAGAAGACCTATGCTGTGAAG GTTTTACCAAAGTCAGAGATCTTTAATCGAGGAGTGCTGGAGCAGTCAAAAGAGGAAGTAAGCATTCAG CGGCAGCTCAAACACCCATTTATCCACAATCTGCAGGACTGCTGGCAGACGCAGCGCAACCTCTTCATTA TGTGCGACTACTGCGGCGCTGGAGACTTGTACACTTACTGGTTACTGAAGCGCCAGTTTGGGGAGGATGAGGTCCGGCTCTTTGCTGCGGAGCTGGGCAGTGCGCTGG gaTTCCTACATGACTTGGGTATCATGCATAGAGATATAAag aTGGAGAACATTCTTCTAAGTGATCAAG GTCACCTTCGTCTGTCTGATTTTGGACTCTCACGTCGCCTGAAACGAGGAGGACGAGCATTTACAATATGTGGGACGCTTCAATACATGG CTCCTGAAGTTTTAAGTGGGGGTCCATACAACCACGCCGCTGACTGGTGGTCTCTTGGCATTATGTTGTTCTCGCTGGTGACAGGAGAG TTTCCAGTACGTGCAGAGCCAGACCACAGCGCCATGCTGAAGAAGGTCAGAGGATTTCCTTATGTCCTTCCCGACACCTTTAACTCTGCTCTGGTCATACTGCTCACCGAG CTTCTGAGCAAGAATCCGGTGAACCGCCTCCGTAACCTGGAGGGTTTCAAGACTCAGCCCTTCTTTCGCGGCACTTCATTCGACTCTCACATCCTCCAAAAGACCCCTGTTGAGTTCATCCTTAAGCTCAGGACTCATCCTGATTTGGCAGCCAAAGCAAGGAGAGGCCTCTCTTTGGACTACTTTGGTAACTTTGACTGTGATAAAATCCTTTATTCTCCTTTAAGTCCCACTGAGTCTCCTACTTTGGCCAACATGGACCCGAGAGCAGCCACAGAGCAGACTATTCAGATATAA